A genome region from Paludibacterium sp. B53371 includes the following:
- the mreD gene encoding rod shape-determining protein MreD has product MSFDRPKELLKPVRRRFIYLSFVIAILIDLLPLPVSTALWLPDFIALLILYWVINQPRRVSVGTAFTLGIIADVASTGMFGQHALAYSITSYMALLRQRQLIMFNLGQQTLAVLALMLTNQLIMVATRMATGSAFIGWSYFIPPLTGAILWPLLTKLLLLPYRSHKV; this is encoded by the coding sequence ATGTCGTTTGACCGACCGAAAGAACTGTTGAAGCCGGTCCGGCGGCGCTTCATCTACCTGAGCTTTGTCATTGCCATCCTGATCGACCTGCTGCCGCTGCCGGTCAGCACGGCGCTCTGGCTGCCCGACTTCATCGCCCTGCTGATCCTCTACTGGGTCATCAACCAGCCGCGCCGCGTCAGCGTCGGCACGGCGTTTACCCTGGGCATCATTGCCGACGTCGCCTCGACCGGCATGTTCGGCCAGCACGCCCTGGCGTATTCGATCACCAGCTATATGGCACTGCTGCGCCAGCGCCAGCTGATCATGTTCAACCTCGGCCAGCAGACGCTGGCGGTGCTGGCGCTGATGCTGACCAACCAGCTCATCATGGTGGCCACCCGCATGGCCACCGGCTCGGCTTTTATCGGCTGGTCGTATTTCATCCCGCCACTGACCGGCGCCATCCTCTGGCCGCTGCTGACCAAGCTGCTGCTGTTGCCCTACCGATCGCATAAAGTCTGA
- the mreC gene encoding rod shape-determining protein MreC, with amino-acid sequence MDFANNPSFIRQGLSPGSRLAICVAMSVALLIGDSQYGLMEYTRQGMSVLFYPLQRAINFPLVAARRIDDFLTTQSTLQAENEVLRRQQIVLLSRVQRLEAAEHDFEALRALNQLKSERPDGASLAEILYTGRDPFSYKIIIDKGQDSKLHAGQPVVDDRGLIGQITRVQPLTAEVTLITDKTLMIPVTIQRTGLRAILYGYGGGVEARYLPIHADVRPGDLMVTSGIDGLYPEGIPVAFVTRVERNPDSAFIHVTTMPTAGVQKGRYVLILQEKANIPARPADPATPAPKKGKAQPDDSTE; translated from the coding sequence ATGGATTTTGCCAATAATCCCAGTTTCATTCGCCAGGGACTTTCGCCCGGCTCGCGGCTTGCCATCTGCGTCGCGATGTCGGTTGCCCTGCTGATCGGCGACAGCCAGTACGGGCTGATGGAATACACCCGTCAAGGCATGTCGGTGCTGTTCTATCCGCTGCAACGCGCAATCAACTTCCCCTTGGTTGCCGCACGGCGCATCGACGACTTTCTCACGACACAAAGCACCCTGCAGGCGGAAAACGAAGTGTTGCGCCGGCAGCAGATCGTGCTGCTGTCGCGCGTACAGCGTCTGGAAGCGGCAGAGCACGACTTCGAAGCCCTGCGCGCACTCAACCAGCTCAAGAGCGAACGACCGGACGGCGCCAGCCTGGCGGAAATCCTCTACACCGGCCGCGACCCCTTCTCCTACAAGATCATCATCGACAAGGGCCAGGATTCGAAGCTGCACGCCGGTCAGCCGGTGGTCGATGATCGCGGCCTGATCGGCCAGATCACCCGCGTCCAGCCCCTGACGGCCGAAGTCACGCTGATCACCGACAAGACCCTGATGATCCCGGTCACCATCCAGCGTACCGGTCTGCGTGCCATCCTCTATGGCTACGGCGGCGGTGTCGAAGCCCGCTATCTGCCGATTCATGCCGACGTGCGCCCGGGCGACCTGATGGTCACCTCCGGTATCGACGGCCTCTACCCGGAAGGGATTCCGGTGGCGTTCGTCACCCGCGTCGAGCGCAACCCGGACAGTGCATTCATTCATGTGACCACCATGCCGACTGCCGGCGTCCAGAAGGGACGCTACGTGCTGATCCTGCAGGAAAAGGCCAATATCCCTGCCCGACCGGCCGACCCGGCCACGCCTGCGCCCAAGAAGGGCAAAGCACAACCCGACGATTCCACGGAGTAA
- a CDS encoding rod shape-determining protein codes for MFRSLTGYFSNDLAIDLGTANTLIYMRGKGIVLDEPSVVAIHNDAPTNKKSILAVGLEAKKMLGRTPGSIQAIRPMKDGVIADFTVTEQMLKQFIKKVTPSRFFSASPRIVICVPCGSTQVERRAIKDSALAAGARRVELIEEPMAAAIGAGLPVEEPTGSMVVDIGGGTTEVGVISLGGVVYSNSVRVGGDKFDEAIINYIRRNYGMLIGETTAEEIKKTIGSAFPGAEVREMEVKGRNLAEGIPRSFTVSSNEILEALTEPLNQIVSAVKIALEQTPPELGADIAEKGMVLTGGGALLKDIDRLLAEETGLPVFVGEEPLTCVVRGSGKALEKMDKIGTIFTNVP; via the coding sequence ATGTTTCGTTCGCTAACCGGCTATTTTTCGAATGACCTCGCCATTGACCTTGGCACCGCTAACACTCTGATCTACATGCGCGGCAAGGGCATTGTGCTTGATGAACCCTCGGTCGTCGCGATCCACAACGATGCGCCGACCAACAAAAAATCCATCCTGGCCGTCGGCCTGGAAGCCAAGAAGATGCTCGGTCGTACCCCGGGCTCGATTCAGGCTATCCGTCCGATGAAGGACGGCGTGATCGCCGACTTCACCGTGACCGAACAGATGCTCAAGCAGTTCATCAAGAAGGTCACCCCGAGCCGCTTCTTCTCGGCCAGCCCGCGCATCGTGATCTGCGTTCCCTGCGGTTCGACCCAGGTTGAGCGTCGTGCGATCAAGGATTCGGCCCTGGCGGCCGGCGCCCGTCGCGTCGAACTGATCGAAGAACCGATGGCAGCCGCCATTGGCGCCGGCCTGCCGGTTGAAGAACCGACCGGCTCGATGGTCGTGGATATCGGCGGCGGCACGACCGAAGTCGGCGTGATCTCCCTCGGTGGCGTGGTGTACTCGAACTCGGTGCGTGTCGGTGGCGACAAGTTTGACGAAGCCATCATCAACTACATCCGCCGCAACTACGGCATGCTGATCGGCGAAACCACCGCTGAAGAAATCAAGAAGACCATCGGCTCCGCCTTCCCGGGCGCCGAAGTGCGTGAAATGGAAGTCAAGGGCCGCAATCTGGCCGAAGGGATTCCGCGTTCCTTCACCGTTTCTTCCAACGAAATTCTGGAAGCCCTGACCGAGCCGCTGAACCAGATCGTTTCCGCCGTGAAGATCGCTCTGGAACAGACCCCGCCGGAACTGGGTGCCGACATTGCCGAAAAGGGCATGGTGCTGACCGGTGGCGGCGCGCTGCTGAAGGATATCGACCGCCTGCTGGCGGAAGAAACCGGTCTGCCGGTATTTGTCGGTGAAGAGCCGCTGACCTGCGTGGTACGCGGTTCCGGCAAGGCACTGGAAAAGATGGACAAGATCGGCACCATCTTCACCAACGTACCATAA
- the gatC gene encoding Asp-tRNA(Asn)/Glu-tRNA(Gln) amidotransferase subunit GatC has product MSLTQQDVARIAKLARIAVTEQEIEAVGQQLNDIFGLIEQMQAINTDDVEPMSHPQDVALRLRADAVTEADQRAAFMALAPQAEAGLFLVPKVIE; this is encoded by the coding sequence ATGTCACTGACGCAGCAAGATGTCGCGCGTATCGCCAAATTGGCTCGCATCGCGGTCACCGAACAGGAAATCGAGGCCGTCGGCCAGCAATTGAATGACATTTTCGGCCTGATCGAGCAGATGCAGGCGATCAACACCGATGACGTCGAGCCGATGTCGCACCCGCAGGATGTCGCTCTGCGCCTGCGTGCCGACGCCGTGACCGAAGCCGATCAGCGTGCCGCCTTCATGGCCCTGGCCCCGCAGGCCGAAGCCGGGCTGTTCCTGGTACCCAAGGTCATCGAATAA